The segment GGTAACGAAATACTTCAAACAATTTACCGGCGCAGATGCATCCGTACTTATCTTTAACGATAAAAACGGTTTTCTTTCGCCTGTCTTTTCCCTGGGAATTCCTTTCAACAAAATAAAAAATACCCGCATGCCGTCGTCTACCCGGCTAAAGGATATTCTTGCCCATCCCGTACTGGATTTGAGATACGCCTCTTTTATGAACACTCCTTTTATTCACAACCGGAAACTTCTTGGCCTGTCTGCTGTATTCAGTACTGTACCGGAAAAGTTCCTTCTGTTTGAACAGGATAAATATGAAAATCTCCTCCTTGCCATGCTGGCCAGTTATACAGCAGTAATGATTGAAAATTTAAAGATTTGATTTTTTTCAATCTTAAATTACAATATAAGTTTAGGCAAAAGATTATTGGAGAAAAGGAAGTGCATATGAAACTCTCAGAGGTATTAACAAAAGAACGTATTGTTATCAATATAGACGGTAAGGATAAATATGATCTCCTGGGAAGGCTGGTAACCCTGGCTAAAACATCAAACAAAGTAACAGATGAAACAGATTTGTTACAAAAGATACTTGAACGGGAGAAAATCAAGAGTACCGGAATTGGTGGTGGAATTGGAATTCCACACGCACAAAGTTCCGGAGTAACGGACAATATTGCATGTCTGGGGGTTTCACAACAGGGAGTCGAGTTCAACGCTGCAGACGGAAAACCGGTTTATCTGGTTTTCTTAATTGCCGCAAAGGAGCAGGCAAATAGTGCATACCTTGGGCTTTTAAGCCGGATAGCCCGTTTGCTCATAGATGAATCATTCAAACAAAAGATCATCAAATCTGCCTCTCCGGATGATATTATGAATCTTATTATAGAAAAAGAAAAAGAATAAAAGAGGTTTTTTTATGAGTTCCATAGATTTCTCACCGGTAACGATTGTTTTCATGTTAACCCTGTTTTTTATCCTCCTTATCATCTCTGCCTTCTTTTCACTAACCGAAACATCACTTTTTTCTATCAACAAAATACGGTTGGATTTTTTGCTGAAACAGCAGAACAGGAAAGCCATATCAATCCATAATATTATTAACGAACCAGACAGGCTTCTCAGTACCATCCTCACCGGAAATAATATAATTAATACAGCAATGACTACCATCGGCACAACTGTTTCGATCTATTATCTTGGTGAATGGGGTGTGGTAGCAGCGACATTTCTTGTAACTGCTTTATTACTTCTCTTCAGTGAAACATTCCCAAAAGTACTGGCAACTCAGTTTCCGGACCAATTATCATTCCGGATCGTCAAACCATATGAATGGGTGCGGTGGTTCTTGTCCCCTATTGTTACCTTTATCACTTATATTACCTATCTGTCTTTCAATTTATTCGGTATAAAAATCGAATACAAAAGAACAATTTTCAGCCGCGAGGAGGTAAAACATATCATCAGGGAAAGCGGGGAAACGGGTGCATTGGTAGATGGTGAACATAACCTCCTGCATAAGGTATTTGAATTAAATGACCGTCTTGCTAAAGAAATCATGGTACCAAGAAACAAGATTGTCGCCATAAATGCAGATATGGAACCGGAAAAGATTATCAGAATTATTACAGAAGAAGGTTATACAAGGTATCCGGTATACCGAAATTGTATTGACAACATAATTGGTATAATTCACACAAAAACAATTATCAATATCCTGGTAAATAATCAGCTCTTTGTTCTTGAAGATCTTATCATAAAACCCTATTTCGTCTTCGAGGAAGAAAAAATAAGCAAGATACTCAAAGAATTTAAGCAAAAAGAATTGCATATTGCCATGGTCAGAAACAGCAGGGGAATTATTTCGGGTTTAATTGAAATAAAAGATATTTTGAAAGTTATTTTTGGAGAGTTAAGAGAAAAAACGGTTCCTGTTTAATCCGTATAGAGAGATAAAATAAAGCCATCCCGCTGATCGCAATAAATGTATTTAATGAAACACCACCTGCAACTCTTAACTGAAGAGAGAACAAACAAGTCCGCTCTACCGGGAGGAGATGGCGAGTGCGTTAATATTAGAAAACCTTATTTATTGGACTATAGTAAACCATCGATGAAATTACCGGTCATTTCATTAAAGGCAAAAAGGAATTCCCTCCATCCCTGGATATTTAACCGGATGATTCGTCATCCCCAAAAGCGCTTAAAACCTGGTACATTAGTAGAGGTTGTCTCCAAAGAAGGAGCATTTCTCGGCAGGGGTATCTATAATTTTAACAGTAATATCGGGATCCGTCTGTTAACTGAAAATATCTCAGAGCATTTAGATAAGGAATTTTTTTTCAAAAAGCTTGAACAGGCCAAGGAGCTTCGTGAAGAAATTCTGAGTATACACAGGACTTCGGATTGCTACCGTCTGATACATGGAGAAGCCGACGGTCTTTCCGGTCTGATTATTGATAAATTTGCAGACGTATTTGTTATAGAACCGTATTCTGCCGGTTATCTTGAAATAATGGACTGGATTGTATCATCCCTGCAAACCCTCTATCCGGGGACAAAGATTATGGTTCGCCCTGATGAACGGAACGCAGCAAAGGAAGGCGTGGATTTTTCAAGGATTGCACTTGACTACCCCGGCCCGGATATCGTTGAGATCAAAGAGCATCAGTTACGAATGAAGGTAAATCTCAAAACGGGACATAAAACAGGCTTTTTTCTTGATCAGCGTGATAATCGCTTACTCTTGTCACAATACTGCACGGATAGAGAAGTACTCGATTGTTTTTGCTATACAGGAGGATTTGCCATCTCGGCAATGCTGAGGGGGGCAAAATCTGCTGTCGGTCTGGATTTAGATGAAGAAGCGCTGAAAGTGGCACAGGAAAATGCCCAAAAAAACTTGGTAAAGGTAATTTTCAGGCATGTCAACGTATTTGATTATTTGCGGGCAATGATTCAGAAAAACGAAAAAACCGATGTTATGATTCTTGATCCCGCAAAACTTGCAGGCAGTAAGGAAGAGATCGGGAGGGCTTACCGGACTTACGGGGATATCAACCGTCTTGGTATGCAAACCATCAGGCCGGGAGGCATACTGTTAACCTGTTCCTGCTCAGGTCTTGTTTCGGAACGGGAATTCCTCTCCATACTAACCCGTTCAGCCGCAGAGGCAGGGGTTATATTGCAAATTTTCAGGGTTGCCGGCACATCACCTGATCACCCCTTTTCTTCCATTTTTCCGGAAGGGCGATATCTCAAGGCTGTCTTTGCCAGGGTTTTCCCTTACGGAAAGATGGAATAGCAGTCTCTTGCAATAATCATGAATATCCCTCCGGGATGAAGGAAAACATTGCAAGGTAATTTCCCGAACCAAAAGAACTTGCATTTTTTGATTTTTTATTGCATCGCGGATATCTTCTTTTATAATGGCATTTTCATAGTTTTGGAAACGTGCGCGAAAAGGACCATCTTTTGTGTCTTTCATATCTTCTATGCAAGATGCAAGACCTGGTCCCCTCCGCACTTCCTATACAATTCAATCAACCGGAGGGCAAATAATTTATGACCTATTTGGAAGCCTTAATCCTTGCCATCGTCGAGGGAATGACTGAATTTTTGCCTGTTTCATCAACCGGCCATATGGTCATTGCTTCCACATTTATGGGTATCAGTGAAAATACGCTGGTAAAGGATTTTAACGTTATAATCCAGTTCGGCGCCATCCTGTCCGTGGTAGTACTCTACTGGCGTAAATTTTTTACCTCTTTTCGCCTTTACCCGAAACTGGCATTTGCATTTCTCCCTGCCGCAGTTTTCGGAGTTTTATTCAGCAGTAATATTGATAGTCTGCTATCAAATATCTGGGTAGTAATTACAGCACTTTTTTTGGGAGGCATCATTCTGGTTTTTGTAGATAAATGGTTCAAACATGCCAATGAGGTAAAAGAGCAGGAAGTATCCTGGAGCCAGAGCCTCAAAATAGGATTTTTTCAATGTCTTGCAATGATTCCCGGGGTGTCACGATCGGCAGCTTCAATCATTGGTGGAATGGGTACAGGACTTAACCGCAGAACTGCAGCAGAATTTTCCTTTTTACTGGCAGTACCAACCATGCTGGGCGCCACGACAAAAAAACTCATGGATTCTTATACAGTCATTCAGCCGTATGATATAAAAATCCTGTTATTTGGAAGTTTTGTGGCATTTATTGTGGCGATGGTTGCCATAAAAGCCTTGTTAAATTTTCTGAAACAGTACGGTTTCAAATGGTTTGGGTACTATCGTATCCTCCTTAGTATGGTACTGGCCATTATTACCATTCTTGTGGAAATACGGCTATAAAAATCATGGAACATCAGCGCCTTTCAGGCTCTTCTTCTTTTGCACCCTGGGTAATAATGCGCACCTGCTTTTTAAAGAAAAAATAGTCATATGCCCAATTCAGGAGTACTACAAGCCTGTTGCGAAAACC is part of the Candidatus Jettenia sp. AMX2 genome and harbors:
- a CDS encoding hemolysin family protein gives rise to the protein MSSIDFSPVTIVFMLTLFFILLIISAFFSLTETSLFSINKIRLDFLLKQQNRKAISIHNIINEPDRLLSTILTGNNIINTAMTTIGTTVSIYYLGEWGVVAATFLVTALLLLFSETFPKVLATQFPDQLSFRIVKPYEWVRWFLSPIVTFITYITYLSFNLFGIKIEYKRTIFSREEVKHIIRESGETGALVDGEHNLLHKVFELNDRLAKEIMVPRNKIVAINADMEPEKIIRIITEEGYTRYPVYRNCIDNIIGIIHTKTIINILVNNQLFVLEDLIIKPYFVFEEEKISKILKEFKQKELHIAMVRNSRGIISGLIEIKDILKVIFGELREKTVPV
- a CDS encoding undecaprenyl-diphosphate phosphatase, coding for MTYLEALILAIVEGMTEFLPVSSTGHMVIASTFMGISENTLVKDFNVIIQFGAILSVVVLYWRKFFTSFRLYPKLAFAFLPAAVFGVLFSSNIDSLLSNIWVVITALFLGGIILVFVDKWFKHANEVKEQEVSWSQSLKIGFFQCLAMIPGVSRSAASIIGGMGTGLNRRTAAEFSFLLAVPTMLGATTKKLMDSYTVIQPYDIKILLFGSFVAFIVAMVAIKALLNFLKQYGFKWFGYYRILLSMVLAIITILVEIRL
- a CDS encoding PTS sugar transporter subunit IIA, giving the protein MKLSEVLTKERIVINIDGKDKYDLLGRLVTLAKTSNKVTDETDLLQKILEREKIKSTGIGGGIGIPHAQSSGVTDNIACLGVSQQGVEFNAADGKPVYLVFLIAAKEQANSAYLGLLSRIARLLIDESFKQKIIKSASPDDIMNLIIEKEKE
- a CDS encoding class I SAM-dependent rRNA methyltransferase gives rise to the protein MKHHLQLLTEERTNKSALPGGDGECVNIRKPYLLDYSKPSMKLPVISLKAKRNSLHPWIFNRMIRHPQKRLKPGTLVEVVSKEGAFLGRGIYNFNSNIGIRLLTENISEHLDKEFFFKKLEQAKELREEILSIHRTSDCYRLIHGEADGLSGLIIDKFADVFVIEPYSAGYLEIMDWIVSSLQTLYPGTKIMVRPDERNAAKEGVDFSRIALDYPGPDIVEIKEHQLRMKVNLKTGHKTGFFLDQRDNRLLLSQYCTDREVLDCFCYTGGFAISAMLRGAKSAVGLDLDEEALKVAQENAQKNLVKVIFRHVNVFDYLRAMIQKNEKTDVMILDPAKLAGSKEEIGRAYRTYGDINRLGMQTIRPGGILLTCSCSGLVSEREFLSILTRSAAEAGVILQIFRVAGTSPDHPFSSIFPEGRYLKAVFARVFPYGKME